A single genomic interval of Armigeres subalbatus isolate Guangzhou_Male chromosome 1, GZ_Asu_2, whole genome shotgun sequence harbors:
- the LOC134208004 gene encoding venom protease-like: MKPSGLLGLAVFAAIVRLAKTADTADDEAAKRIAMLKCQHYLDMVSIPHNIMTLEMDSQVRQVYSVHCPLQNPYVVGGRSVEKYEFPHMVALGFRSTGETYTFECGGTLISERFVVTAAHCININLMIVRIGVVDLNDPEAEDIRIEESIVHEDYSPETRYDDIALLRLVRNVTISLHVRPACLGTDRTERIHRATVTGWGKTSQDSYLSDKLGKVSLDVPSDRMKCARMYRGIGQSPLIDRQICAGSLEGNQDACHGDSGGPLQVFEEGECRYHLVGVVSYGKICGSAEYGLYTRVSRYLGWIVKTVWPNDWTHQEHWEDW; this comes from the exons ATGAAACCATCCGGCCTACTCGGATTGGCCGTGTTTGCCGCCATAGTTCGTTTAGCCAAAACGGCCGACACTGCTGACGATGAAGCCGCCAAAAGGATTGCTATGCTGA AATGCCAACATTATCTGGACATGGTTTCGATTCCGCACAACATCATGACGCTGGAGATGGACTCCCAGGTTCGGCAGGTTTACAGCGTGCACTGCCCGCTGCAGAACCCATACGTGGTTGGTGGTCGCAGCGTTGAAAAGTACGAATTTCCGCACATGGTGGCGCTTGGATTTCGGTCAACGGGCGAAACGTACACGTTCGAGTGTGGTGGAACGTTGATCAGTGAGCGGTTTGTGGTGACGGCCGCCCACTGCATCAATATCAACCTGATGATCGTACGCATTGGAGTGGTGGATTTGAACGACCCCGAAGCGGAGGATATCCGCATCGAGGAGAGCATTGTTCATGAGGACTACTCTCCGGAGACGAGGTATGATGATATTGCTTTGCTTAGGTTGGTTCGGAACGTAACGATATCGCTACATGTGAGGCCGGCATGTTTGGGCACAGATCGTACCGAGCGGATTCATCGAGCCACCGTGACTGGGTGGGGTAAAACAAGTCAGG ATTCGTACCTGTCAGATAAGCTTGGCAAGGTGTCATTGGATGTCCCAAGTGATCGGATGAAATGCGCCCGGATGTACCGAGGCATTGGACAGAGCCCGTTGATAGATCGTCAAATATGTGCTGGATCCCTGGAGGGTAATCAAGATGCCTGTCACGGCGATTCTGGGGGACCGTTGCAGGTGTTCGAAGAGGGGGAATGCCGATACCATTTGGTGGGAGTGGTTTCGTATGGGAAAATATGCGGATCAGCTGAGTATGGACTGTATACGAGGGTTTCGCGCTATCTGGGGTGGATTGTAAAAACGGTCTGGCCGAACGATTGGACGCATCAAGAACATTGGGAGGACTGGTAG